The DNA region CCTTTTTGCAGAACAGAAAAAGGACCTTAAAAGACTTAAATTATTCTACCGACAAGACAAAACTAAATGTAAGTACAGAGGGCTACTTTACCTTTTATCATTATACTTATGAAGGGAATATCCCAAGCATCATGACGGATGGCCTGTGGGCACGACGTGAAGTAGCTTGTCCTTATCCACCGGAAGAGTTAATCGGATGTCATCTTGTTGAAGGTTTTATTGATCCTTTACCGGCATGGTTAATTGAAAGCCAATATTACAATGATTTGGGGTACGAACTTACAAAAAAATATATTGGGGACGTGTTGCTTGAGATTTCCCTTCCAATGGCAGACTTCCAAATATATATTGCTGACTATGCTCATATCCTTGAATGTAAAATGATAGAGGAAGAAAAAGGGATAGGGATTGGTTTTGAATATGATTGCAGTAATGGTAGAGAATGCACGCAAGCCTATGTGAATTCCTTTATCGAAATGCATGAATACATCGATCAACACCATGCCCCAATAGTTCAAGTTGTAAGGCTGGGGGAAGGCATTGCTATACCGAGCGAGTTCATTGAAGTAAGTAAAATTCAACCTCGGAAGTAACCGAGGGGCTGCAGGGGCTGCACCCTGAGTTTGGAGGCGGCAATGGAGAGAAGGAAGTGAGATCGCATTGGTTAGTAATGAAATACTTTCGCAAGCGGCTGGTGCTTTCGGATTTGATATGCATTCATTAGAGTTTGTAAGTAACTCAACTAACGAGGTGAAGCGGGCCTGATAGCCAAAGACAGGTTTGATAATTTTATTGAGCTTAAGTTTGGGGATGTAGTGACGGAAGTCGATCATATGGCTGAGGAGATTATTATTAAACAGATTCAAGCTGCATTTCCAACTCATCAGATACATAGCGAAGAGGCTGGGGTTATTGGTTTGCAGAACGACTGGTTATGGCTGGTTGATCCTTTAGACGGAACTAATAATTTTGCAATTGGCCTGCCTGTCTTTACGACTTCGATTACGTTGATGTACAAGCGAATACCGGTGCTTGGTGTGGTATATGAACCGATGACAGATCGATTGTTCGTATCGGTTATTGGTGAAGGCACTTATTGTAACGATAAACCAATACAGGTGAAGTCTAAGCCCAATCTATTCAAAGGAAACATTGGTTGGATTCAAGGGCACAAAGTGCAAAATGATCCGAGAGCGGTTAAGCTAAGGCAATTCATCGATGTCCGATTTAAAAGGATGATGAGATTATGGGCACCAACCCCACATGTATGTTGGGGAGTTTCGAAAGAATGATTTTATGATCTTTTCCAACGGGCATGGATTAAGAATGCTCGCCTCTATGCTTGCTTTAATTAGTAGAAATGTTGATAAAATATTATATTTACCGATCAGAGATAACCCGTTAACCGAGTATTTACAGCGATGGTTCTGGGATTCATCTAATAATGATTTAGTGCTGTACCATCATTCATTACAGTTCAATGAGTGGAAGGAAATTAGGCAAAATCTAAAGGGCTACAAAGATAAAGTAACCTATAACATAAATGAAGAGGAGTATACGGAAGTCCCACAAAAAGAATACGACCGATTTAGATATAGAGAGAACAAAGATGGTTTGCATATCAAAAGAAAGTACGAAACATTATTCTTTGAAGGAAGTGCTAAAGTATTTAGCATCATGTCCGGTCGGTTAATACCTCTTTCAGAAGAATGTCACGATTATTATTTGAAATATGGTAGTCATGACCATGCTCATATGGATTTATGCCGAAAGGATATGCAGTTATGTGTAGATTATTATGATGCAGCCTTATGGGATTCAAAGAATCAGAGGAGGGCACGACAATGAACAAATATAGTGTTTATGAAACCAACAGCGCGGTCTCATCCTATCCACAAATATGTTGTGGAAGAAAATAAGAGATTTGTTTTTAATGCATTATTTCGATGAATCGTGGTATTCGGTTTCTCCTGATTTTTGCTAAGGGGACCTAACCTTATCTGACCGAAAACTATCAACCTATATCAATGCGTTGGCGAAAGCAGAGTTTGTCATAAAGGCGAGAAAACTTTAGAAAGTAGAACAGCCGTGCGAACAAAGAATAGAGGGATCAAAAAACAGCATTTGTTCGTTGGTTCCTATTCATGGAATGTAAAGGAGCGAGAAAAATGAGTCCGCCGAAATATATCCTTTCCGCTGCAGCTATTGTCGTAAATGATAAGAATGAATTATTACTAATAAAAGGACCCCGAAGGGGCTGGGAGATGCCTGGCGGTCAAGTAGAGGAAGGAGAGTCTTTAAGTCAAGCTGCCATAAGAGAAACTAAAGAAGAATCCGGAATCGATATTGAAATTGTTAAATTCTGCGGCATTTTTCAGAACATCGGGAATTCCATTTGCAACACATTGTTTTTAGCAAAGCCCATTGGAGGAGAATTAACGAGATCCGAAGAAAGTTTGGAAGTAGGGTTCTTCCCGATTGAGGAAGCGCTTCGTAAAGTAGAATGGAAGGATTTTAGACAACGTATCGAGTACTGCTTGAAACCTGAGTTACAACCTTTTTGTGTTGAGTTTGTGGATAATAACAATATTTGAGGATAAAAGCTGCGAGGGACGTATCATCTAACAACACATTTACGATTTCTGCCGGCTTCGCTCCCTTTGGTTCACGAAAGATAGCGAGGTTCGTGGAGGTAAGAAAAGCTCTCAGAAAAACCATGTAAAGGAGATAACCATGGGATCTAGAGTCATGCATTATTGTATAACTGCACGTCTTGCTCAAGAGTTACAGATTGATGATGACCAATTTTACTTAGGCGGCATCGCGCCTGATGTACATAAAAATATGAATGCCCCAAAAGCAATTTCTCATTTTGTGAAGACTAATAATGACGGGCAAATTACAGCAGATTACCTTGGATTCAAGGATAAGTATCTGAGTTCTATGAATGAACCATTTTACCGCGGATACTTCTATCATTTAATATCGGATGTTATTTGGGTCGAAGACATTTACAACAAGAAAATCAAGTGGCTACCCCAACCCGATAAGAAGGAAGCGCAGTTAAAGTATTATCGAGATTTTTGGAGACTAAATGGAAAACTGATTGACCATTATTCCGTCGCTTATAGACCGATGGAAGTCAAGCCCATAGAGATTGAAGAGATTGATTATAAATACCTCCCAGAATTAATAAAGGATATTGAAGTTGATTTTGCTAAGAAAGATGAGGCGAAGGAGCAAGAATTAGAGATTCTTGATTTGAAAGAAGTCATCGAGGTCCTTGAAAGAACCGTTAGGGAATGTGTTGCGATTTCGAGGTAAGGCTCGTATTTACTGATAACATGAAATCTAAGGGGATTTCCACGTGAGTGTTAAATCATCTAATGAAATAATTAAGGAGATAAGCGAACATATAAATAAAACATTTGGATTTAAGGTCCGGGATGCTATTCCAGTACTTATGGGCTATGCTAACTTGAAATGGAAGGTTCATACTGGCGATGAAGTGTTGTTTGTTAAACAATATAACGAAGTACGATATCCGGAAGAATTATTAAGTTCTGTGGAAGCAGCACTAGGTCTACAAGATCTATTACATTCAGAAGGAATCCCTTGTCCGAAACTCTTTTCGGAAAATGATTTATTCATTCAACGCACACCATCAGGTGAGAGATTTATTGTAACTGAATATTGTGAAGGTGAATTAGTCAAACCAGGCGAAGTCAACGCGGATCAAATGTACCACCTTGGACAGATCGTAGGTAGAATGCACAAAATACTGTATTCGAAAGCGCCCCAATCATTGACACTACATTGGAAACCAGAATCAAAAGAAGCTAAGCTCCAGAAGTGGGCTAAAAGTTGGCACGAAGCAGTGGGACAAGCGGCGGATAAGTATGTATCCGCTTTAGAAATCCAAAGGAAAATTATTGACGAAATCGATCTCGATTTATTTAAGTCATGCGAGAAGGGATGGGTTCATTGGGATTTGTTTGTAGACAATCTATTATTCCATGATCATTGTGTTTCATCAATATTAGATTTTGATAGGATGCATTATATTTATCCCGAGTTTGATATTTCACGGGCCATTCTATCCGGCACGCTATTGAACGGTAATATCAATATGGAATCAGTAAACGCGTTTATCTGTGGCTACATCGAAAGTATGCCAATAACAGTAGACAAGTTCGTTCTATCAAATTA from Paenibacillus ihbetae includes:
- a CDS encoding inositol monophosphatase family protein yields the protein MELKFGDVVTEVDHMAEEIIIKQIQAAFPTHQIHSEEAGVIGLQNDWLWLVDPLDGTNNFAIGLPVFTTSITLMYKRIPVLGVVYEPMTDRLFVSVIGEGTYCNDKPIQVKSKPNLFKGNIGWIQGHKVQNDPRAVKLRQFIDVRFKRMMRLWAPTPHVCWGVSKE
- a CDS encoding NUDIX hydrolase gives rise to the protein MSPPKYILSAAAIVVNDKNELLLIKGPRRGWEMPGGQVEEGESLSQAAIRETKEESGIDIEIVKFCGIFQNIGNSICNTLFLAKPIGGELTRSEESLEVGFFPIEEALRKVEWKDFRQRIEYCLKPELQPFCVEFVDNNNI
- a CDS encoding phosphotransferase — encoded protein: MSVKSSNEIIKEISEHINKTFGFKVRDAIPVLMGYANLKWKVHTGDEVLFVKQYNEVRYPEELLSSVEAALGLQDLLHSEGIPCPKLFSENDLFIQRTPSGERFIVTEYCEGELVKPGEVNADQMYHLGQIVGRMHKILYSKAPQSLTLHWKPESKEAKLQKWAKSWHEAVGQAADKYVSALEIQRKIIDEIDLDLFKSCEKGWVHWDLFVDNLLFHDHCVSSILDFDRMHYIYPEFDISRAILSGTLLNGNINMESVNAFICGYIESMPITVDKFVLSN